One stretch of Arachis hypogaea cultivar Tifrunner chromosome 20, arahy.Tifrunner.gnm2.J5K5, whole genome shotgun sequence DNA includes these proteins:
- the LOC112783903 gene encoding rust resistance kinase Lr10: MVEGYLVPNMISNSNSLMLMMVLILVGTGPGICHGEDGCGGHRCGRHGPPIRFPFRLKDKEPPHCGYPAFDLTCSDSHDTFIEFSASPVPLKLLVTDIQYEYNYFRVSDTQNCLPTHLLKLIKNSSSISPFQFSRDQTLNDVSFFNCSPDPQYQLSCPIYVADSYDSLLSSNLVSCTKIFDISSTFYDSEMVDLYNTLNLWWSKPNCSMCETQGKRCKLKNNGTQGEVECFRHHHNNLLFDSTGVVAGLILLAAVATAVFKIYQHFRMKGEDRARIDKFLEDYRALKPTRFSYADVKRITNGFKDKLGEGGHGAVFKGMLSSEIGVAVKILNSNTEGKGKDFTNEVGTMGKIHHVNVVRLLGFCAQGVHCALVYDFFPKGSLQNFISTPDNKDVFLGWEKLHQIALGVARGIEYLHHGCEQQILHFDINPHNILLDDNFTPKITDFGLAKLCSKDQSKVSMTAAKGTMGYIAPEIVSRNFGNVSYKADIYSYGILLLEMVGGRKNIEMEVEGSLRILYPEWMHNLLDGGDFHVHIEDEEDNKLAKKIAIVGLQCIQWQPSDRPSIKTVISMLEGDADKLNVPRNLFDLTNSISRGRQITHQTRPLNLELERIKIFSKSSSYLQVVTNK, from the exons ATGGTGGAAGGATATCTTGTTCCAAATATGATTAGCAATTCCAATTCATTAATGTTGATGATGGTATTAATACTGGTTGGCACGGGGCCGGGGATATGCCACGGTGAAGATGGGTGTGGAGGACACAGGTGCGGACGCCATGGCCCTCCGATTCGATTCCCATTCCGTCTTAAAGACAAGGAGCCCCCTCACTGCGGTTACCCTGCCTTTGATCTCACTTGTTCTGATTCTCATGACACCTTCATTGAGTTCTCTGCTTCTCCTGTCCCACTTAAACTCCTTGTCACTGATATCCAATATGAATATAACTATTTCCGAGTCTCTGACACGCAAAATTGCCTTCCCACCCACTTGCTCAAACTCATAAAAAATTCTTCCTCAATTTCTCCTTTCCAGTTCAGTCGGGATCAGACTCTGAACGATGTATCTTTCTTCAATTGTTCACCCGATCCGCAATATCAACTCTCCTGCCCCATTTACGTTGCTGACAGCTACGATTCACTCCTCAGTTCCAATCTCGTATCTTGCACCAAGATTTTTGACATTTCTTCAACCTTCTATGACTCAGAAATGGTAGATTTGTACAATACTTTGAATTTGTGGTGGTCGAAACCTAATTGTAGCATGTGTGAAACACAAGGCAAGAGATGTAAACTGAAGAACAATGGCACTCAAGGTGAAGTTGAGTGCTTCCGCCACCATCATAATAACTTGCTCTTTGACTCCACAG GTGTTGTGGCAGGTTTAATTCTGCTGGCAGCAGTGGCTACTGCAGTGTTTAAGATCTATCAACATTTTAGAATGAAAGGAGAAGATCGAGCAAGAATTGACAAGTTCTTGGAAGATTACAGGGCACTCAAGCCTACCAGATTCTCTTATGCTGATGTAAAGAGGATCACAAATGGTTTCAAGGACAAGCTGGGTGAAGGAGGTCATGGAGCAGTCTTCAAGGGCATGCTCTCCTCAGAAATCGGCGTAGCTGTCAAGATACTCAACAGCAACACGGAGGGTAAAGGAAAAGATTTCACCAACGAGGTGGGAACCATGGGAAAAATTCACCATGTCAATGTGGTTCGCTTACTTGGCTTTTGTGCGCAAGGAGTTCATTGTGCTCTAGTTTATGATTTCTTTCCAAAAGGTTCATTGCAAAACTTCATATCCACGCCAGATAACAAGGACGTCTTCCTTGGATGGGAGAAGCTTCACCAAATTGCCCTTGGTGTTGCTAGAGGCATTGAGTATCTTCACCATGGTTGTGAGCAACAGATCCTTCATTTTGACATCAATCCCCACAATATCTTACTAGATGACAACTTCACTCCCAAGATTACTGATTTTGGGCTTGCCAAGTTGTGTTCCAAAGATCAGAGCAAAGTTTCAATGACAGCAGCCAAGGGAACCATGGGCTACATTGCGCCTGAAATTGTCTCAAGAAACTTTGGAAATGTGTCTTACAAAGCAGACATTTATAGCTATGGGATATTGTTGCTTGAAATGGTAGGAGGAAGGAAAAACATAGAGATGGAAGTTGAGGGGTCTTTAAGGATTTTATACCCCGAATGGATGCACAACTTGCTTGATGGGGGAGATTTTCATGTACACATCGAAGATGAGGAAGACAATAAACTTGCAAAGAAAATTGCAATTGTTGGACTACAATGCATTCAGTGGCAGCCATCAGATCGTCCTTCCATCAAAACTGTCATAAGTATGTTAGAAGGAGATGCAGACAAATTAAATGTACCTCGTAATCTTTTCGACTTAACAAATTCTATTAGCAGAGGACGACAAATAACCCACCAGACAAGGCCTCTAAATTTAGAGTTGGAGAGGataaagatattttcaaaaagtaGCAGTTACCTTCAAGTAGtaacaaataaataa